From the Mycobacterium noviomagense genome, the window CTGAGCGCCTGATCGTCAAGGGTGCGCGCGAGCACAACCTGCGCAGCGTTGATCTTGATTTGCCGCGCGACGCGTTGATCGTCTTCACTGGGCTGTCCGGCTCGGGAAAGTCTTCGCTGGCCTTCGACACGATCTTCGCCGAGGGGCAGCGGCGCTACGTCGAATCGCTGTCGGCGTACGCCCGCCAATTCCTGGGGCAGATGGACAAGCCCGACGTCGACTTCATCGAGGGCCTGTCCCCGGCGGTGTCCATCGACCAGAAGTCGACCAACCGCAACCCGCGGTCGACGGTCGGGACCATCACCGAGGTGTACGACTATCTGCGGCTGCTGTACGCCCGCGCCGGCACGCCGCACTGCCCGGTGTGCGGCGAGCGGATCGCCCGGCAAACACCGCAGCAAATCGTCGACCAGGTTTTGGCGATGCCTGAGGGCACCCGCTTCCAAGTGCTGGCTCCGGTGGTGCGCACCCGCAAGGGCGAGTTCGTCGACCTGTTCGAGAAGCTCAACAGCCAGGGCTACAGCCGGGTGCGGGTCGACGGTGTGGTGCATCCGCTGACCGATCCGCCGAAGCTGAAGAAGCAGGAGAAGCACGACATCGAGGTGGTTGTTGACCGCCTCACTGTTAAGCCCAGCGCCAAGCAGCGGCTCACCGAGTCGGTGGAGACCGCGCTGAGTTTGGCCGACGGGATAGTCGTACTGGAGTTTGTCGACCACGCCCACGACGCCCACAACCGTGAGCAGCGGTTCTCCGAGAAGCTGGCGTGCCCCAACGGGCATTCGCTGGCCGTGGACGACCTTGAGCCGCGGTCCTTTTCGTTCAACTCGCCTTACGGGGCCTGCCCGGAATGCAGCGGCCTGGGCATCCGCAAAGAGGTCGATCCTGACCTGGTGGTGCCCGACCCGGAGCTGACGCTGGCGCAGGGCGCGGTGGCGCCCTGGTCGATGGGCCACACCGCCGACTACTTCACCCGGATGATGGCCGGCCTCGGTGAGGCGATGGGCTTCGACGTGAACACCCCGTGGCGCAAGCTTCCGGCCAAGGCGCGCAAGGCGATTCTGGAAGGCTGCGACGAGCAGGTGCACGTCCGCTACCGCAACCGCTACGGCCGCACCCGGTCGTATTACGCCGACTTCGAAGGCGTGATGGCGTTCCTGCAGCGCAAGATGGCTCAGACCGAGTCCGACATGATGAAGGAGCGCTACGAGGGCTTCATGCGTGATGTGCCATGCCCGGAGTGTCAGGGCACGCGGCTCAAGCCCGAGATCTTGGCGGTGACGCTGGCCGCGGGGGAGCGGGGCAAGATGTCCATCGCCGGGGTATGCGACCTGTCGATAGCAGACTGCTCAGATTTCCTCAACGCGCTCACTTTGGGTCCGCGCGAACAGGCCATCGCCGGGCAGGTGCTCAAGGAAATCCAGTCGCGGCTGGGCTTTCTGCTCGACGTCGGGCTGGACTACCTGTGCCTGTCGCGCGCCGCCGCAACGCTGTCCGGAGGAGAGGCGCAACGCATCCGGCTGGCCACCCAGATCGGCTCCGGCCTGGTCGGCGTGCTCTACGTGCTCGACGAGCCCTCGATCGGTCTGCACCAGCGTGACAACCGTCGGCTCATCGAAACCCTCACTCGGCTACGGGATTTGGGCAACACCCTGATCGTCGTCGAGCACGATCTGGACACCATTGCGCACGCGGACTGGATCGTCGACATCGGACCGGGTGCCGGAGAGCACGGCGGCCAAATCGTGCACAGCGGAACGTATGACGAGCTGCTGCGGAACAAGAACTCGATCACCGGCGCCTATCTATCAGGCGCGGAAAGCATTGAGGTTCCGGCTATCCGGCGCCCCGTCGACAAAAGGCGCCGGCTCACGGTCGTCGGGGCGCGAGAACACAACTTGCGCGAGATCGACGCGTCGTTTCCGCTCGGCGTGCTCACCTCGGTCACCGGGGTGTCCGGCTCCGGGAAGTCGACGCTGGTCAACGACATCCTGGCCGCGGTGCTCGCCAACAAGCTCAACGGCGCCCGCCAGGTGCCGGGCCGGCACACCAGGGTCACCGGACTGGACCACGTCGACAAGCTGGTGCGGGTCGACCAGTCGCCGATCGGACGCACCCCGCGGTCCAACCCCGCCACCTACACCGGAGTGTTCGACAAGATCCGCACCCTGTTCGCCGCCACCACCGAAGCGAAAGTCCGTGGCTACCAACCGGGCCGGTTCTCGTTCAACGTCAAAGGCGGCCGCTGCGAAGCATGTTCGGGCGACGGCACCATCAAGATCGAGATGAACTTCCTGCCGGACGTGTATGTGCCCTGCGAGGTATGCCATGGGGCGCGCTACAACAGAGAAACCCTCGAGGTGCACTACAAGGGCAAGACCATCTCCGAGGTGCTCGACATGTCGATCGAGGAAGCCGAGGACTTCTTCGCGCCGATCACCGGCATCCACCGCTACCTGCGCACGCTTGTCGACGTCGGCCTCGGCTATGTGCGGCTCGGTCAGCCGGCGCCGACACTGTCCGGCGGTGAGGCACAACGGGTGAAGCTGGCCTCCGAGCTGCAGAAGCGCTCCACCGGGCGTACGGTCTACATCCTCGACGAGCCCACCACCGGGCTGCACTTCGACGACATCCGCAAGCTGCTCAACGTCCTGAACGGCCTTGTCGACAAAGGCAATACCGTGATCGTGATCGAGCACAACCTCGACGTGATCAAGACATCGGACTGGATCATCGACATGGGACCCGAGGGCGGCGCCGAAGGCGGAACCATCGTGGCGGAAGGCACGCCAGAGGACATCGCGGCGGTACCCGAAAGCTACACCGGCAAGTTTCTGGCCGAGACGCTCGGTGTGCCGGTCAATGCGACGCCACGGTCGAACCGGCGTCGACGGGTCAGCGCGTAGCGGGTCTTGTCGCGCCGAGTATGTAGGTTGTGCTCGGCGAATCGGCGAAATCGCGCGTACAAGTTGCGCACTCGGTGGCGCACCGCTTAGCGGGTGTCCTCACGCATCGATTCGCGGATGGCAGCCAGCCGTTCTGCTGCCGCTTTTTGCCGGGCCTGGTACTGCTCCTCGATGCTGCGTCCCTCTGGGCTTTCGGCGTCCAACTCGGCTGCGCCGATTGATGTTTCGAATCGCGTCTCGATCTTCTCACGGACCGAATCGAATGTCGGTACGCCCGAGGTGTCGTAGCCGGGTTCGGTGTCCCCAGCTCCGGAGTTGGACCCGGCGCCAGGCTCAGTAGGAGGAGGCTTCGCAGCGTCAGGCATCTGGACATGCTATCGCCCAGGGACCTGCTGTCACCTCGGCTAGTTGCGAAACAGACGCTTGGCTGCGGATCGGCCCACAGTGACATAGCGTGCTAAGGGTGGTGGACTTCGCGCTGCGATCGTGTGGATTGCGCGGGCATGCGACATTTGCCCCCGACGAGCCGGCGCTACGGGAACGCCTGAAAGTCGACACTCCGGCCGGCGAGGCGTGGCGCTGCTTGCGGTGCGAAACCTTCGTAGTCGGCCCTCCCCGGCAGAGCGGTCCGGCGGACACGGCACCGGAGATCCCGCGGGGGCGGATGTTGCGGGACCGGACGTTGATGCGGGCGCTCGCGGTTGAACGCGCGATTCGGGGCGTTGTCTTTCTATTGCTGGCGGCCGGCGTGCTCAAGGTCCGTGGCTCACGGGAACGGTTGCAGCAGGCGTTCGAGCAAGATCTTCCGTTGATCCGGCCGTTGGCCAACCAGATCGGATGGAATCCCGACAACTCCAAAATCGTCCGTCACATCGCGCACCTGTTCGCGCTTTCGTCGTCGACGTTTTTGTGGATCGCCCTCGCGTTCGCGGCCTACGCGGTGATCGAGTTCATCGAGGCTGTTGGGCTGTGGCTGGTACAGCGGTGGGGCGAATATTTCGCGGTGGTTGCAACCAGCGTCTTCCTGCCGCTGGAAGTCTATGAGCTCACCGAAAGAATCACGGCTGTGCGGATTACCGCATTTCTGATCAACGTCGTCGCGGTGGTGTGGCTGCTATGGAGCAAACACCTCTTCGGCCTCAACGGCGGCGCGGACGCCTACCGGAACGAGCACCGCGCACAAAGCCTGTTGACCGTGGAACGCGCCGGTCTGCGCGAAACCGCCGGCAAATCAAGCAGTTAGCCCTCAGTGAGCCGCTGGGGATCGAGGTAGTGCACCATCTGTTGCCAGTACACCAATGTCAGCGCCATCTGCGCGGTTGCCGCTGCCGCGATGCCGAGTCGACGCCGACGCGCCGCGGCGATCGCAGTGACGGCCGCGACGGACGTCGCGGCGCTGATGGCCAGTGCGGCGTCTTTGGGCCTGCGGGTGATCCACAGCTCTTCGCCCAGCATCGCCCGAGTGGACCAGCCCCGCTCGTGGCCCGGCTTGCCGAACAGGACCGGATTGACCGTGAACCACAAGCCGACCAACGCCGCCTGATCCCACCGTCGCGTCCAGACCGGCACCAGGACCACGGGTGTGCTGGCCCAGCGTGTCCAGGCACTCCACGGATTGCAGTGACGAGCGAATATCGCGCGGTGAGCCCGTGCGACCGATGTCAGGGGCTACTTGGCCGCGGCGTGGCCGTGCGGCGCCGGGCCCGGGGCCGGCGGCGGGGGTGGATTCGCCGGGGTGGGCAGTGGCACCCGGGCCACGCCGGGAGTATCGAGTTGGCCGGCCAGCCATGGCAAGGCTGCCGTGAACATCCGGTCCGCGAACGGCCAGTCATGCTTGCCCTGCTGCGTGATCACCGCGCAGTCGATGCCATTGGCCCGGCCCAGCGTGCACAGCGACTGGGCGGCCAACGCCTGCTCATTGGGGTGACCGGTGAGCAACCGGCCGGCGACCGTGCCGGCGTCAGCGACCGCCACGCTGCGATGCTGCGCCGGCACGCCGTCGGAGTTGACCCCGAACCAGCCGGCAACTCCGGTGTAGGGCCCGTGTCGCTTGATGACGGTGGTCGGGTCGAATGCAGCCCATGCGGCGCCGTTGCCGCCGAACAGCCGGGCAATGGTCTGCGCCTTGGTCCCGGTGTTGGGGCCCAGATCACCGGCGATGTCAACGAAAGCGCTGAACAGCTCGGGGTGCATGACGGTCAGATCGACGGCGCACGTCCCGCCCATCGAAAAGCCCACGATGCCCCAGTTCGACCGATCCGGGCTGACCCCGAAGGTCGACACCATGAACGGCAGCACGTCCTTGGTGAGGTGGTCGGCGGCATTGCCGCGGGCGCCGTTCACACATTCGGTGTCGTTGTTGAACGAGCCCCCCGAGTCCGCGAACACGAACACCGGCGCGTTGCCCCCGTGCGCGGCAGCGAACTCGTCGATCGTCGCCACCGCATTGCCGGCGCGCAGCCAGTCGGCGGGCGTGTTGAACTCGCCGCCGATCATCATCACGGTAGGCAGCCGTGGCGGCGGAGTGCTGGCAAACCATGCCGGCGGCAGGTACACCAGCTCGCCACGGTGCTTGAAGTGTGACGCGTCGGCGGGAATCGTGACCGGCACCACGCTGCCGCGAGGGGGAAGCGCGCGCTTGCCGGCCATCGCGTTCACGGTCGTCTTGTCGGTCTGGTCAGGCAACGGGCCGGAGGTCACCTGGTTCCACGCCGTCTGCACCGTGGGGAAATAGCCCACCCACCCGTTGAGCGCCAGCCCTGCGCTAGCCAAGCACAAGGGCACAGCCAGGATCGACGTCGCACGCCGCCACCAGCGGGCGCTGCGCCACCCCAGCAACAGGACCGCGGCGGCGGCGCCGGTCAACGCAATCCACAGCCACAGCGTGAGCGGCGCCGGCTCGTCGGCCAGCCCGTCGGTGTCGATGAACCAGCGTGTCCCGGCTGCGACCACGATGCCGACGGCCGCCGCCACCGGCAGCCCCAGCACCCGCCAGCGGCGTGATCGCCATCCAATCGCTAGCACCAGCACAACCGCCGTCAGCGCCTGGACCGTGATCGGCACCCACCCGTGCATGAGCGAGGTGTGGTGACCGACCAGCAGCGGCGCAGCGACAGTTACAGAGGATGCCCCCACGTCATTCATTGTCATCCATTGTGATGCATCGGTGAACGCATTCACGAGCGGTTCACGAACTGCTACCCACCCGTCACGTTGCTGGCGGGCATTTCGTGTGCTACCGCGGTTTGGCCAGCGGGAAGGGCAGGGTCTCGCGGATGCCGCGGCCGGTGATGAGCATGACAACGCGGTCGACACCCATTCCGAGACCGCCTGTGGGTGGCATCGCGTATTCCATCGCCTGCAGGAAGTCCTCGTCGAGCTCCATGGCCTCGGGGTCACCG encodes:
- the uvrA gene encoding excinuclease ABC subunit UvrA, with the translated sequence MAERLIVKGAREHNLRSVDLDLPRDALIVFTGLSGSGKSSLAFDTIFAEGQRRYVESLSAYARQFLGQMDKPDVDFIEGLSPAVSIDQKSTNRNPRSTVGTITEVYDYLRLLYARAGTPHCPVCGERIARQTPQQIVDQVLAMPEGTRFQVLAPVVRTRKGEFVDLFEKLNSQGYSRVRVDGVVHPLTDPPKLKKQEKHDIEVVVDRLTVKPSAKQRLTESVETALSLADGIVVLEFVDHAHDAHNREQRFSEKLACPNGHSLAVDDLEPRSFSFNSPYGACPECSGLGIRKEVDPDLVVPDPELTLAQGAVAPWSMGHTADYFTRMMAGLGEAMGFDVNTPWRKLPAKARKAILEGCDEQVHVRYRNRYGRTRSYYADFEGVMAFLQRKMAQTESDMMKERYEGFMRDVPCPECQGTRLKPEILAVTLAAGERGKMSIAGVCDLSIADCSDFLNALTLGPREQAIAGQVLKEIQSRLGFLLDVGLDYLCLSRAAATLSGGEAQRIRLATQIGSGLVGVLYVLDEPSIGLHQRDNRRLIETLTRLRDLGNTLIVVEHDLDTIAHADWIVDIGPGAGEHGGQIVHSGTYDELLRNKNSITGAYLSGAESIEVPAIRRPVDKRRRLTVVGAREHNLREIDASFPLGVLTSVTGVSGSGKSTLVNDILAAVLANKLNGARQVPGRHTRVTGLDHVDKLVRVDQSPIGRTPRSNPATYTGVFDKIRTLFAATTEAKVRGYQPGRFSFNVKGGRCEACSGDGTIKIEMNFLPDVYVPCEVCHGARYNRETLEVHYKGKTISEVLDMSIEEAEDFFAPITGIHRYLRTLVDVGLGYVRLGQPAPTLSGGEAQRVKLASELQKRSTGRTVYILDEPTTGLHFDDIRKLLNVLNGLVDKGNTVIVIEHNLDVIKTSDWIIDMGPEGGAEGGTIVAEGTPEDIAAVPESYTGKFLAETLGVPVNATPRSNRRRRVSA
- a CDS encoding DUF2127 domain-containing protein yields the protein MVDFALRSCGLRGHATFAPDEPALRERLKVDTPAGEAWRCLRCETFVVGPPRQSGPADTAPEIPRGRMLRDRTLMRALAVERAIRGVVFLLLAAGVLKVRGSRERLQQAFEQDLPLIRPLANQIGWNPDNSKIVRHIAHLFALSSSTFLWIALAFAAYAVIEFIEAVGLWLVQRWGEYFAVVATSVFLPLEVYELTERITAVRITAFLINVVAVVWLLWSKHLFGLNGGADAYRNEHRAQSLLTVERAGLRETAGKSSS
- a CDS encoding DUF6653 family protein, encoding MTSVARAHRAIFARHCNPWSAWTRWASTPVVLVPVWTRRWDQAALVGLWFTVNPVLFGKPGHERGWSTRAMLGEELWITRRPKDAALAISAATSVAAVTAIAAARRRRLGIAAAATAQMALTLVYWQQMVHYLDPQRLTEG
- a CDS encoding alpha/beta hydrolase-fold protein, with the protein product MTMNDVGASSVTVAAPLLVGHHTSLMHGWVPITVQALTAVVLVLAIGWRSRRWRVLGLPVAAAVGIVVAAGTRWFIDTDGLADEPAPLTLWLWIALTGAAAAVLLLGWRSARWWRRATSILAVPLCLASAGLALNGWVGYFPTVQTAWNQVTSGPLPDQTDKTTVNAMAGKRALPPRGSVVPVTIPADASHFKHRGELVYLPPAWFASTPPPRLPTVMMIGGEFNTPADWLRAGNAVATIDEFAAAHGGNAPVFVFADSGGSFNNDTECVNGARGNAADHLTKDVLPFMVSTFGVSPDRSNWGIVGFSMGGTCAVDLTVMHPELFSAFVDIAGDLGPNTGTKAQTIARLFGGNGAAWAAFDPTTVIKRHGPYTGVAGWFGVNSDGVPAQHRSVAVADAGTVAGRLLTGHPNEQALAAQSLCTLGRANGIDCAVITQQGKHDWPFADRMFTAALPWLAGQLDTPGVARVPLPTPANPPPPPAPGPAPHGHAAAK